The following proteins are encoded in a genomic region of Mesotoga sp. Brook.08.105.5.1:
- a CDS encoding TIGR03960 family B12-binding radical SAM protein, which translates to MIGSESIRKWLVSSGVLHRVGKPSRYIGKELNRVVKNPEGRLRILLAFPDTYEVGMSHLGLKILYKELNEIEGFLAERTYLPWKDMIGQMRSAGVPLYSLETYTPASDFDILGLTLQYELGYTNVLALLDLAGIPVLQKERTIEPIVLGGGPCSTNPEPMADYFDAFVIGDGEAVTPVVCKAVKENIDLLISGRRGELLRILSEIEGVYVPSLGKKEVVKAVISDLSSYEIDGKPIVPYMKTVHDRAVMEVMRGCNRGCRFCQAGMIYRPVRERAVEELKKSVERVLGATGYEEVSFLSLSTMDHSSIDVLTEEVLPLLEPERVALSLPSTRIDSFGVEIASKIASIRKTGLTFAPEAGSQRLRNVINKNVSEDDLMSAVKAARDSGWQRVKLYFMIGLPTETDEDLQEIVRLARRVKAVGFREVSVSAAIFIPKPHTPFQFSEQINREEAERKLRILRRVSGRGIQFSSHDPSSSTVEGVLSRGDRKVGEAVFRAYRSGAIFDEWNEEFDASLWQQAFADAGIDVESYMKGFTLEEDLPWEHISVGISKQFLIDEFEKALRGETTDDCRWEGCTGCAVCQTLNVANVLHRV; encoded by the coding sequence ATGATCGGTTCTGAGTCTATCAGGAAGTGGCTCGTTTCCTCAGGAGTCCTCCACAGAGTCGGAAAACCGAGCCGCTATATCGGCAAGGAACTCAATCGCGTAGTGAAGAATCCCGAAGGACGGCTGAGAATCCTTCTTGCTTTTCCAGATACATACGAAGTTGGAATGTCTCACTTGGGACTTAAGATATTATATAAGGAGCTCAACGAAATCGAGGGTTTTCTTGCGGAGAGAACTTACCTTCCATGGAAAGACATGATCGGCCAGATGAGGAGCGCAGGAGTCCCTCTGTACTCTCTAGAGACTTATACTCCGGCTTCAGATTTCGATATACTCGGTCTGACTCTTCAATATGAACTCGGATACACTAACGTCCTCGCTCTTCTAGATCTTGCAGGTATTCCCGTTCTTCAGAAAGAGAGAACGATCGAGCCGATAGTACTTGGAGGCGGACCGTGTTCGACAAACCCCGAGCCAATGGCAGACTACTTCGATGCCTTTGTTATTGGAGACGGAGAGGCCGTAACTCCGGTTGTCTGCAAGGCAGTGAAGGAAAATATCGACTTGCTTATATCGGGGAGAAGGGGAGAGCTCCTCAGAATTCTGTCTGAGATTGAGGGGGTCTATGTTCCCTCGCTGGGGAAGAAAGAGGTAGTCAAGGCCGTGATTTCCGACCTATCCAGCTATGAGATTGACGGCAAGCCCATCGTCCCTTATATGAAAACTGTACACGACAGGGCTGTTATGGAGGTAATGCGAGGCTGTAATCGGGGCTGTAGATTCTGCCAGGCAGGTATGATCTATAGACCTGTCAGAGAGCGAGCTGTAGAGGAACTCAAAAAATCTGTGGAGAGAGTCCTGGGAGCTACGGGTTATGAAGAAGTTTCCTTTCTCTCGTTGTCCACTATGGATCACTCCTCGATCGATGTTCTGACAGAAGAGGTTCTTCCTTTGCTCGAACCCGAGAGAGTTGCACTTTCCTTGCCCAGCACCAGGATAGACTCCTTTGGAGTTGAGATAGCTTCAAAGATTGCTTCGATAAGGAAAACGGGTTTGACTTTCGCCCCCGAAGCCGGTTCTCAAAGACTTAGAAACGTGATTAACAAGAACGTTTCGGAAGACGATCTTATGTCTGCAGTGAAGGCGGCAAGAGACAGCGGCTGGCAGAGAGTGAAGCTGTATTTCATGATAGGGCTTCCCACAGAAACAGATGAAGATTTGCAGGAGATTGTTAGGCTCGCGAGACGTGTTAAAGCGGTCGGTTTCAGAGAGGTCTCAGTTTCTGCGGCTATCTTTATTCCAAAGCCACATACTCCGTTCCAGTTCTCTGAACAGATAAACAGAGAGGAAGCAGAGAGAAAACTTCGTATTCTCAGAAGGGTTTCCGGAAGAGGAATCCAGTTCAGCAGCCATGATCCTTCGAGCAGTACGGTCGAGGGAGTTCTAAGCAGAGGAGACAGAAAGGTCGGTGAAGCAGTATTTAGGGCTTACAGATCGGGAGCGATCTTCGATGAATGGAATGAAGAGTTCGATGCCTCATTGTGGCAGCAGGCCTTTGCAGATGCTGGAATAGATGTTGAAAGTTATATGAAAGGATTCACCCTTGAAGAGGATCTTCCCTGGGAACACATTTCAGTTGGTATTTCGAAGCAGTTTCTCATTGATGAATTCGAGAAAGCACTGAGAGGAGAAACTACAGACGATTGCAGATGGGAAGGTTGTACCGGCTGTGCAGTTTGCCAAACCCTAAACGTCGCTAATGTGCTTCACAGAGTTTGA
- a CDS encoding M20/M25/M40 family metallo-hydrolase, translated as MNLDRLTDVVFVPGMTGREEMIRAKIIEMIPEGVEASIDDLGNVIVEVGSGDTIIAFAAHMDEIGLLVTGVNEDGTLNFKKIGGIADELLVGRHLDVITSSGESIDGVIGMTPPHLREKPDLSWQSLVIDVGTSSKEETESLGIEVLDYAVFRKQISILNDKYVSVRSLDDRSGCLALLDLLDMLSEVNLNRRIVLAWTVQEEIGLIGSRALSERLRPNLFFPVDSFACCSRLTGNVRPGNGAVLRMSDTSSLGDYGLGKRLMEFAKEREIPLQVGVTGGGTDGIPFQQKGIKMVPLALAVRYLHSETEYISIEDYDNLLRLMFLLSTELTV; from the coding sequence ATGAATTTAGATAGATTGACGGACGTTGTCTTTGTTCCCGGCATGACCGGACGAGAAGAGATGATTCGAGCCAAGATAATCGAGATGATTCCCGAAGGTGTGGAGGCTTCGATCGACGATCTCGGGAACGTAATTGTTGAGGTCGGCAGCGGGGATACGATTATCGCTTTCGCCGCCCACATGGATGAGATAGGCCTGCTTGTGACCGGCGTTAATGAAGATGGGACTCTCAACTTCAAGAAGATCGGTGGGATAGCAGACGAACTTCTCGTCGGCAGACACCTGGACGTGATAACATCTTCAGGTGAGTCGATAGATGGTGTAATCGGGATGACACCTCCGCATCTTCGGGAGAAGCCAGACCTTTCCTGGCAGAGTCTCGTGATAGATGTGGGAACCTCATCAAAAGAGGAAACCGAGAGTCTAGGAATAGAAGTACTCGACTATGCCGTTTTCAGAAAACAGATCTCTATTCTCAACGACAAGTACGTATCCGTAAGGTCTTTGGACGATAGATCCGGTTGCCTTGCTCTCCTCGATCTGTTAGATATGCTTTCTGAGGTTAACCTAAATAGAAGGATAGTGCTTGCCTGGACTGTTCAGGAAGAGATTGGGTTGATTGGATCTAGAGCCCTTTCAGAACGCTTGAGGCCCAACCTATTCTTTCCCGTTGATTCCTTTGCCTGCTGCTCAAGACTTACGGGTAATGTAAGACCGGGGAACGGAGCCGTACTCAGGATGTCTGACACCTCCTCTCTGGGAGATTACGGTCTCGGAAAGCGTTTGATGGAATTTGCGAAGGAGAGGGAGATACCTCTCCAGGTCGGGGTAACCGGAGGCGGCACCGATGGGATTCCCTTCCAGCAGAAGGGAATCAAAATGGTTCCCCTGGCGCTTGCCGTTAGGTACTTACATTCAGAGACGGAGTACATTTCGATCGAGGATTACGACAATCTACTGAGATTGATGTTTCTTCTTTCCACAGAGCTCACAGTCTGA
- a CDS encoding methylmalonyl-CoA mutase family protein gives MSNCERLQKLKDEWQKKKVMPLLKKFPERKKEFKTSFDQKVEILYTPPEKEEYEEKVGFPGQYPFTRGVQPTMYRGRLWTMRQYAGFGTAEESNRRYRYLLSQGQTGLSVAFDLPTQIGYDSDDPMSEGEVGRVGVAIDSLEDMETLFDGIPLEKVSTSMTINSTAAILLAMYIAVGEKQGVEASKLTGTIQNDILKEYIARGTYIFPPDSSMRLITDIFEYCSKNLPDFNTISISGYHIREAGANSVQEIAFTLADGIAYVQAAREAGLDPNVFGKRLSFFFNSHNGFLEEIAKFRAARRLWAKIMKERFGVTDEKAMMLRFHTQTGGSTLTAQQPMNNIVRVAFQALAAVLGGTQSLHTNSYDEALGLPTEDSVTIALRTQQIIASETGVTDTVDPLGGAYFIEELTNTMEEKALDYIQKIDDLGGMVEAIRTGFVQKEILDSAYRYQVAIENKDHIVVGLNEFAADEEQERDILRLDPAIEDLQRKKLEELRKKRDGGEVRNHLEKLKKAAQGSDNLMPIIIDAVRAYATLGEIANALREIFGEYTEAVIL, from the coding sequence GTGAGCAATTGCGAGAGACTTCAGAAACTCAAAGACGAGTGGCAGAAGAAGAAAGTGATGCCTCTTCTCAAGAAATTCCCCGAAAGGAAGAAGGAGTTCAAGACTTCCTTCGATCAGAAGGTTGAGATTCTGTACACACCACCTGAGAAGGAAGAATACGAAGAGAAGGTTGGTTTTCCAGGTCAATATCCTTTCACCCGGGGAGTTCAGCCGACGATGTATCGGGGCCGTCTATGGACCATGAGACAGTATGCAGGGTTCGGGACTGCCGAAGAATCCAACAGAAGGTACAGATACCTCCTATCTCAGGGGCAGACAGGGCTTTCCGTTGCCTTCGACCTCCCCACCCAAATCGGCTACGACTCGGATGATCCGATGTCCGAAGGAGAGGTTGGAAGGGTTGGAGTTGCGATAGATTCGCTGGAGGATATGGAGACGCTGTTTGATGGAATCCCCCTCGAAAAGGTCAGCACATCCATGACAATAAACTCCACCGCTGCGATTCTCCTTGCGATGTACATAGCCGTGGGCGAAAAACAGGGTGTCGAAGCCTCGAAGCTTACCGGCACGATCCAGAACGACATTCTGAAGGAGTACATAGCAAGAGGAACTTATATTTTCCCGCCCGATTCATCTATGAGACTTATTACAGATATCTTTGAGTACTGCTCCAAGAACCTCCCAGATTTCAACACAATAAGCATCAGCGGGTACCACATAAGAGAGGCCGGAGCAAATTCCGTTCAGGAGATCGCTTTCACTCTTGCTGACGGAATAGCATACGTTCAGGCAGCAAGAGAGGCCGGCCTTGACCCCAACGTTTTCGGGAAGAGACTCTCATTCTTCTTCAACTCCCACAATGGTTTCCTCGAAGAGATAGCCAAGTTCAGAGCCGCAAGAAGACTGTGGGCTAAGATAATGAAAGAGAGGTTCGGCGTGACTGATGAAAAGGCAATGATGCTGAGATTCCATACTCAGACCGGTGGTTCGACGCTTACGGCGCAGCAACCAATGAATAACATAGTAAGGGTCGCATTTCAAGCTCTGGCTGCTGTTCTTGGAGGAACACAGTCGCTTCATACGAACTCTTATGATGAAGCTCTTGGCCTTCCAACGGAGGATTCAGTGACTATCGCCTTGAGAACACAGCAAATAATTGCCTCTGAAACAGGTGTTACGGACACAGTCGATCCATTGGGTGGCGCTTACTTCATTGAAGAGCTTACAAACACAATGGAAGAGAAGGCTCTTGACTACATTCAGAAGATCGACGATCTGGGAGGAATGGTCGAGGCCATCAGAACGGGCTTTGTGCAGAAGGAAATCCTCGACAGCGCCTACAGATACCAGGTTGCGATCGAAAACAAGGATCACATAGTTGTAGGCCTTAATGAATTTGCCGCCGATGAGGAACAAGAGAGAGACATCTTGAGACTTGACCCGGCTATAGAAGACCTGCAAAGAAAGAAACTCGAGGAGCTGAGAAAGAAGCGGGATGGCGGCGAAGTCCGGAACCATCTTGAGAAACTCAAGAAAGCAGCTCAGGGAAGCGATAACCTCATGCCCATAATAATCGATGCGGTAAGGGCATATGCAACTCTGGGAGAAATCGCAAACGCTCTTAGAGAAATCTTCGGTGAATACACCGAAGCCGTGATTCTTTAG
- a CDS encoding cobalamin B12-binding domain-containing protein has product MMNKIKVLVAKPGLDGHDRGAKVVAMALRDAGMEVIYTGLRQSPESVVKAALQEDVDVIGLSILSGAHMRICRKVLELMKGAGIGDKPLFVGGIIPSEDAEELRRAGILEVFGPGTSLKSIIEKIEETVKK; this is encoded by the coding sequence ATGATGAACAAGATAAAGGTACTCGTGGCAAAGCCGGGGCTTGACGGACATGACAGGGGAGCAAAAGTAGTCGCCATGGCACTCAGGGATGCGGGAATGGAAGTCATCTACACAGGCCTTAGACAGTCTCCTGAATCCGTAGTAAAAGCTGCTTTGCAGGAAGACGTTGACGTAATTGGACTGTCTATACTTTCCGGGGCCCATATGAGAATTTGCAGAAAGGTGCTGGAGCTTATGAAAGGAGCCGGAATCGGGGACAAACCTCTCTTTGTTGGAGGCATAATACCATCGGAAGATGCCGAAGAGCTTAGAAGGGCGGGAATTCTTGAAGTGTTTGGACCAGGGACCTCTCTGAAATCGATAATCGAGAAGATAGAGGAAACGGTTAAGAAATGA
- the meaB gene encoding methylmalonyl Co-A mutase-associated GTPase MeaB: protein MKSMEPAKIDQLSVSKSLSLIENNTHSAREMIGELPERDYCVIGITGSPGAGKSSLTDRLVCISAEEKATAVIAIDPSSPFTGGAFLGDRIRMRRATEDPRIFVRSMASRGNVGGLSPSIYNAVEFLGRSGYDRIYVETVGAGQSETDIANLADIVLLVLAPGLGDDVQTMKAGIMEIGDIFVINKSDLQGAEQLASRTKAILELSGKRLPVLKTDSIKGSGLKELFKKIEEVLADFANSGRLSARRNKRNLYNNLNSAYQIIKEHYAENDKLEELIRYLLENIGR, encoded by the coding sequence ATGAAATCGATGGAACCGGCTAAGATTGACCAGCTAAGTGTCTCAAAATCTTTGAGCTTAATTGAAAACAATACACATTCAGCGAGGGAGATGATTGGGGAGCTGCCCGAACGCGACTACTGCGTGATAGGCATAACTGGAAGTCCGGGGGCCGGCAAGTCTTCTCTCACCGACCGCCTTGTGTGCATTAGTGCCGAGGAAAAGGCCACTGCCGTTATCGCCATCGATCCGTCTAGCCCATTCACCGGTGGTGCCTTTCTTGGTGACAGAATCAGAATGAGACGGGCTACCGAGGATCCAAGGATCTTTGTGAGATCAATGGCCAGTCGAGGAAATGTCGGTGGACTTAGTCCTTCTATTTACAACGCAGTCGAATTTCTGGGCAGGAGCGGGTACGATCGGATCTACGTTGAAACAGTCGGAGCAGGCCAATCGGAAACCGATATAGCAAACCTTGCCGACATAGTCCTTCTGGTTCTTGCTCCTGGCCTAGGTGACGACGTTCAGACCATGAAAGCCGGTATTATGGAAATTGGCGACATATTTGTCATTAACAAGAGCGACCTCCAGGGAGCCGAACAACTTGCCTCCAGAACAAAAGCTATTCTCGAACTTTCTGGAAAGCGATTGCCGGTTCTGAAAACCGACTCGATTAAGGGCAGTGGCCTGAAGGAACTCTTCAAAAAGATAGAGGAGGTGCTTGCCGACTTCGCGAACTCCGGAAGACTGTCAGCAAGGCGAAACAAGCGTAACCTTTACAATAACTTGAACAGCGCGTACCAGATAATAAAGGAACACTACGCCGAAAATGATAAACTTGAAGAACTAATAAGGTATCTTCTTGAGAATATCGGGAGGTAA